From the genome of Bactrocera oleae isolate idBacOlea1 chromosome 2, idBacOlea1, whole genome shotgun sequence, one region includes:
- the Sce gene encoding E3 ubiquitin-protein ligase RING1 isoform X2, translating into MTSMEPAQNKTWDLSLYELQRNPQEIITDNTEIAVSPRSLHSELMCPICLDMLKKTMTTKECLHRFCSDCIITALRSGNKECPTCRKKLVSKRSLRPDPNFDLLISKIYPSREEYEAIQEKVMAKFNQTQSQQALVNSINEGIKLQSQNRPQRFRAKGCGGRNGGGNGNGNHNSANANNSNNESATNGNDSDNRESGNAPQPTAAAPSTHSSTSAAAASASGSSASTSRMQHDDGGSNPPSMRSTPSPVPSNSSSSKPKRAMSVLTSERSEESESDSQMDCRTEGDSNIDTEGEGTGELGINDEIELVFKPHPTEMAGDNQLMKALKENCIRYIKTTANATVDHLSQYLAMRLTLDLGAELPEAYRMLNFCIYIAPQPQQLVMLNGNQTLHQVNDKFWKVNKPMEMYYSWKKS; encoded by the exons ATGACATCGATGGAACCTGCACAGAATAAAACATGGGATTTATCTTTGTATGAGCTGCAACGTAATCCGCAGGAAATCATCACTGACAATACTGAGATTGCAGTCTCACCTAGAAGTCTGCACAGCGAATTGATGTGTCCTATTTGTTTGGATATGCTAAAAAAGACGATGACAACCAAGGAGTGTTTACATCGCTTCTGCTCTGATTGTATTATCACCGCTTTGCGGTCGGGCAACAAAGAATGCCCAACTTGCCGCAAAAAACTTGTCTCGAAGCGTTCACTACGGCCTGACCCAAATTTTGATCTTTTAATATCGAAAATATATCCCAGTCGTGAAGAGTATGAAGCCATACAAGAGAAGGTCATGGCAAAATTTAACCAAACTCAATCTCAACAGGCATTAGTTAACTCGATAAATGAAGGCATTAAGTTACAATCTCAAAATCGACCACAACGTTTTCGTGCTAAAGGCTGTGGTGGTCGTAATGGCGGCGGAAATGGTAACGGAAATCACAATTCTGCCAATGCGAACAACTCTAATAATGAAAGTGCTACAAATGGTAATGATAGTGATAACAGGGAAAGTGGTAATGCACCACAACCTACAGCTGCTGCACCTTCAACACATTCTAGCACTTCGGCGGCAGCCGCATCAGCGTCGGGTAGCAGTGCCAGTACTAGTCGAATGCAACATGATGACGGTGGCTCTAATCCACCGTCCATGCGCAGTACACCATCACCGGTACCATCGAACTCGAGCAGTTCGAAACCGAAGCGTGCAATGTCGGTATTGACATCGGAAAGATCTGAGGAGTCAGAATCTGACTCACAGATGGATTGTCGCACCGAAGGCGACTCTAATATTGATACAGAGGGTGAAGGTACCGGCGAACTGGGCATAAATGATGAAATAGAATTGGTATTTAAACCACATCCGACTGAAATGGCTGGTGATAATCAGCTAATGAAAgctttaaaagaaaactgcataCGCTATATAAAAACCACAGCCAACGCTACAG TGGACCATTTGAGTCAGTATTTAGCCATGCGTCTGACACTGGACTTGGGCGCAGAACTACCAGAAGCTTATCGTATGctgaatttttgtatttacatagCTCCGCAACCCCAGCAACTGGTCATGTTAAATGGTAATCAGACGTTACATCAAGTAAATGACAAGTTCTGGAAG GTTAATAAACCAATGGAGATGTATTACTCGTGGAAGAAATCCTAA
- the Sce gene encoding E3 ubiquitin-protein ligase RING1 isoform X1, translated as MTSMEPAQNKTWDLSLYELQRNPQEIITDNTEIAVSPRSLHSELMCPICLDMLKKTMTTKECLHRFCSDCIITALRSGNKECPTCRKKLVSKRSLRPDPNFDLLISKIYPSREEYEAIQEKVMAKFNQTQSQQALVNSINEGIKLQSQNRPQRFRAKGCGGRNGGGNGNGNHNSANANNSNNESATNGNDSDNRESGNAPQPTAAAPSTHSSTSAAAASASGSSASTSRMQHDDGGSNPPSMRSTPSPVPSNSSSSKPKRAMSVLTSERSEESESDSQMDCRTEGDSNIDTEGEGTGELGINDEIELVFKPHPTEMAGDNQLMKALKENCIRYIKTTANATVDHLSQYLAMRLTLDLGAELPEAYRMLNFCIYIAPQPQQLVMLNGNQTLHQVNDKFWKVSKVNKPMEMYYSWKKS; from the exons ATGACATCGATGGAACCTGCACAGAATAAAACATGGGATTTATCTTTGTATGAGCTGCAACGTAATCCGCAGGAAATCATCACTGACAATACTGAGATTGCAGTCTCACCTAGAAGTCTGCACAGCGAATTGATGTGTCCTATTTGTTTGGATATGCTAAAAAAGACGATGACAACCAAGGAGTGTTTACATCGCTTCTGCTCTGATTGTATTATCACCGCTTTGCGGTCGGGCAACAAAGAATGCCCAACTTGCCGCAAAAAACTTGTCTCGAAGCGTTCACTACGGCCTGACCCAAATTTTGATCTTTTAATATCGAAAATATATCCCAGTCGTGAAGAGTATGAAGCCATACAAGAGAAGGTCATGGCAAAATTTAACCAAACTCAATCTCAACAGGCATTAGTTAACTCGATAAATGAAGGCATTAAGTTACAATCTCAAAATCGACCACAACGTTTTCGTGCTAAAGGCTGTGGTGGTCGTAATGGCGGCGGAAATGGTAACGGAAATCACAATTCTGCCAATGCGAACAACTCTAATAATGAAAGTGCTACAAATGGTAATGATAGTGATAACAGGGAAAGTGGTAATGCACCACAACCTACAGCTGCTGCACCTTCAACACATTCTAGCACTTCGGCGGCAGCCGCATCAGCGTCGGGTAGCAGTGCCAGTACTAGTCGAATGCAACATGATGACGGTGGCTCTAATCCACCGTCCATGCGCAGTACACCATCACCGGTACCATCGAACTCGAGCAGTTCGAAACCGAAGCGTGCAATGTCGGTATTGACATCGGAAAGATCTGAGGAGTCAGAATCTGACTCACAGATGGATTGTCGCACCGAAGGCGACTCTAATATTGATACAGAGGGTGAAGGTACCGGCGAACTGGGCATAAATGATGAAATAGAATTGGTATTTAAACCACATCCGACTGAAATGGCTGGTGATAATCAGCTAATGAAAgctttaaaagaaaactgcataCGCTATATAAAAACCACAGCCAACGCTACAG TGGACCATTTGAGTCAGTATTTAGCCATGCGTCTGACACTGGACTTGGGCGCAGAACTACCAGAAGCTTATCGTATGctgaatttttgtatttacatagCTCCGCAACCCCAGCAACTGGTCATGTTAAATGGTAATCAGACGTTACATCAAGTAAATGACAAGTTCTGGAAGGTATCAAAA GTTAATAAACCAATGGAGATGTATTACTCGTGGAAGAAATCCTAA
- the YL-1 gene encoding vacuolar protein sorting-associated protein 72 homolog translates to MAATRSRRVNAGNKIAKLLNEEEEDEFYKTSYGGFQEEEEDKEYVQKDEEEDVVDSDFSIDENDEPVSDTEDAPEKKRKRGGVNTKAYKEPKPMVKKDVAPTPKRKAGKIVKRPRPKFTVIDSGRKSIRASTAIKTQATKIRLKEMDDARKKKRRVRRVEEYMPTQEELLEEAKITEEENKKSLEKFQKMELEKKKTRPTKRVYTGPMIRYHSMTMPVVRKPSRGATGVGDAPDTAAKCERTFITLENDLNDKVFQSVFKPKRLNNNSGYLCPITKLPARYFDPVTQQPYYSMQVFKILREAYYLQLEERGNADNPDVAKWLEWRKIVKENRAKAAANKLNPST, encoded by the exons ATGGCTGCAACTCGTTCACGGCGAGTCAATGCCGGCAACAAAATAGCGAAACTTTTGAATGAGGAGGAGGAAGATGAATTTTATAAGACATCCTATGGTGGCTTTCAGGAGGAAGAGGAAGATAAAGAATACGT TCAAAAAGACGAGGAAGAAGATGTAGTGGATTCCGATTTTAGTATTGACGAAAATGATGAACCTGTATCTGATACGGAAGATGCGCCGGAGAAGAAGCGCAAACGTGGCGGTGTCAACACAAAAGCTTACAAA GAACCCAAACCAATGGTTAAAAAAGATGTAGCTCCAACACCGAAAAGAAAAGCaggaaaaatagtaaaaagacCGCGACCGAAGTTCACTGTTATAGACTCGGGTCGGAAATCTATACGCGCTTCAACTGCTATTAAAACACAAGCAACCAAAATACGTTTGAAGGAAATGGATGATGCACGCAAGAAAAAGCGGCGTGTGAGAAGGGTAGAAGAATACATGCCAACGCAAGAAGAATTGCTGGAAGAAGCCAAAATTACTGAagaggaaaataaaaaatcactgG AGAAGTTCCAGAAAATGGAATTGGAAAAGAAAAAGACACGCCCCACAAAACGTGTATATACTGGTCCGATGATACGCTATCACTCAATGACCATGCCCGTAGTACGTAAGCCTTCTAGGGGTGCAACAGGCGTTGGCGATGCCCCAGATACAGCTGCAAAGTGTGAACGCACATTCATAACACTCGAAAACGATCTTAATGACAAGGTGTTTCAATCCGTTTTCAAACCGAAGCGTTTGAATAATAATTCCGGCTATTTGTGCCCAATCACCAA ATTACCTGCGCGCTACTTTGACCCCGTCACTCAACAGCCGTATTACAGCATGCAAGTCTTTAAAATTTTACGTGAAGCCTATTACTTGCAACTGGAAGAACGTGGCAATGCAGATAATCCTGATGTGGCCAAATGGTTGGAATGGCGCAAAATTGTGAAAGAAAATCGCGCCAAAGCTGCTGCTAACAAATTAAATCCGAGCACGTAA
- the LOC106618791 gene encoding uncharacterized protein — protein sequence MATGSQKAVRLLKCFCGCSEMTEDEVRRIYRLSTQETLNDLRAAKMFRKFLEQDRCGDKGEIECYLDIYELCNNYLKESSLTYDQINTLVEMELKYYLEKKLNLYIMMLEEKQKPDIHIHEIERDIKRIQADYRSEIEASDQFKNYKQAILNKLKRGT from the exons ATGGCAACTGGTTCACAGAAG GCTGTACGTCtgttgaaatgtttttgtgGTTGCTCAGAAATGACGGAGGATGAAGTCCGACGTATTTATCGCTTAAGTACACAAGAGACTCTAAATGACCTCCGGGCCGCAAAGATGTTTCGCAAGTTCTTAGAACAGGATCGTTGTGGAGATAAAGGGGAAATCGAATGTTACTTAGATATTTATGAATTGTGCAATAACTATTTAAAAGAGAGTAGTCTAACATATGATCAAATAAATACACTAGTCGAAATGGAATTAAAGTACTAtttagagaaaaaattaaatttgtacataATGATGCTGGAAGAAAAACAAAAGCCcgatatacacatacatgaaATAGAGCGTGATATAAAGCGCATTCAAGCGGATTATCGTAGTGAAATCGAAGCCAGTGATCAattcaaaaattacaaacaagcGATATTAAATAAACTGAAGCGAGGGACTTGA